The sequence ATCCTTGCGCCGACAATGTAAGGTCTGAATTCACGTTCAAGAGGGGGGCGCTTGATCCAGAAGGTACGCCTAAAACCACTCCTGTGACAGTCGACCCACTGTTGAAAAATACACTTGAAGATCCGTTCATCTCTAGGGCATAGCCAACACCGCCAGTGCTATTGGCTTCGACTCTTCCACTGGTGTAGAGATGGCCACGGTCGGACAGGATCACAGCATGGGCATCCCCGCCAACCTGCGTATCCGAGATGGTGTGTGTGCCGGCCTGGAGCGTTACAAGGCTATTGACAACGACCCCGTCTGTCTCATCGGACGCCAGGGTTGTGTCGGCGATGAACGTTGTAGCCGCCTCCGTGTTCAGCGGCCAGGCCGACACCGCAAGGCACAACAGCAGGGTGCAGACACGCAGATACCGGCTGAAACCGGAGCATGCCGCCCGTTCCACCCATTTGCGCTCCCCGATTCCAAGACCCGGCGCAGCACTTTCCCCCAAGGCCTTAACATTCCCTTGTATCGCCAACATCGTCAGTATCTCCCCTGTAAACGACATCTCCACAAGGGTTTAGCATAATCCCTTCTCCCTTCGTTTCAACTACTCCGTCTGGAATCGAATGGTCTATTGAGTCGACAAGAACACAATACCAACGAGCTAAAGACAAAAAATGTAAACAGTCGTTTGAAATTTACGAGTGTAAAGAAGCCGAATCTTGTCTATGTGCTTCTTAAGTTGAAAAAATGAACAGAAAAAAAGTGAAAAAAAATTGCTCAAAACGCAAAAAAACCTCTTAACGGAACTGAATATAGATTTATCGAAGGAAACCCAATCCGGTTAGCTCTTGGTGAGACCTATAAGAAAACCCCGGTTCGAGGTGAGCCGGGGGTCATGTATGGCGTTCTGTTGCGCCGGTCGAATCGTCCTGATTTATTGGGCCGAAAACGACCAGAAATACCGCTCGCCACCGGCCGCGGGGTAGGAGGCCACGTCGCCGAGCCCCCAGCCATCGGGAACTGCCGATTCATCCGGCGGCGGATCGTTGGCCAGGATGATGGCAATGCCGTTCCGGTCCGGCCCCTTGCGGAGCATGGGGTGAATGAAATCCAGAAGTTTCTGCCACGGCATGAAAGCGCGGCTGAGGATGAGGTCGGCCGTGGCCTGGTGGCCGGACCGGGACAGACGGTCCAGGGCGTCCTCGGCCTTGCCCAGAAAGACGCTGGTCGCGGGTAGCTTGAGGCGGCCCAGTGCGCTTTTCATGAACGTGGACCGTTTCTCGCGCACCTCCACCAGCCAATAGTCGCCTTCCCGCCAGAGCACGCGCAGAGGGATGCCCGGCAATCCGGCCCCGGCCCCGAAATCGAGACACAATGGACGTTCGGGCAGGTTCAGCCCGCTCACAAAGTCTGCCAGGAACAGGGAGTCGACCACCAGCCTGTCGAATACGGTCCGCCAATCGGACGGGCCGACCAGGTTCATCTTTTTGTTCCACTTGATAAGCTGGTCCAGGTACACGGCCAACAGCTCGGCCTGTTCCGGCTCCACGGGACGGCCCAGCTTGCGGGCCGCGGCCAGCACGGCCTCTGCATTGGGTTGGGTATGGGACATGGGCAGGAAATACGTTGTTTCCGCCAAACAATCCAGCCCCGCACAACCAGGAAGGCCGCCCGGGTGCAGGCGGCCTTCTTGGGGAGGATGTAGGTGTGACGTCCGGACGGCAATGGCAGGCCGCCCATGGTAGAGGATGTCTCATGCGCCGGGGCCGGTCATGCCCCTTACGCACCTCCCTTCTACACGCCGCCGCAACCAAAAACATTGACCTAGATCAACACCGCAACTTTTTCCCACAAAAAAGGGAGAAAGACTCCCTTCCGAATAGCGCCTGGGCGCGCAACACCACAGCATCCAAATTTTCTTTGCCCCCCCTCTTAGGGAGCGATTCGGTTGGCAACGCCAACCGACAGCGGCTCTCTCTTCAGCCGCCAGACCGCCCTCGGAATAGGCTTTCGAGAGTGGGTCAGCTGTGCATTTTCTTCCTGGGGGCTTTCACCGCAGCGTAGCCGTCTACGTGAGGATGAAAGCCCCCTGGAAAAAATGTGCAGATGGCCCGCTATCGGAAGCCGCTACTCTTCTGCGCCGTCCAAAGGACGAGTATAGTCGCATCCCTTTTTGGGGCAGGCAATATGCTCACCCTTGTCCTTGGTGCTTTTGCGCACCAGGATGGGATGGTCGCACTTGGGGCAGGGCTCGTTGATGGGCCAGTTCCAGACCGCGTAGTCGCACTTGGGGTACTCGGAGCAGGAGTAGAAGATCTTGCCCCGGCGCGAGGATTTCTCGACCAGCTCGCCGTTGCAGCCCTCGCGCGGGCAGGGAACTCCGGTGGAGTACGGCGCGGCATAGGTGCAGTCCGGATAGTTGGAGCAGGCTATGAACCGGGAGCCGGTGCGCGCCTTCTTGAGCAGCAACTCGCCGCCGCAGTCCGGGCAGGTGCCGACCACCTGGGGTTTTTCCGACTCCACGACCTGGATGTTGCCATTCTCGTCGCGGGTAAAATTGACGATGGACTTGCAGTCCGGATAGCCGGTGCAGCCCAGGAACTCGCCGCGCCGGGACTGCTTGATGGCCATGGGGCGGCCGCATTTCTCGCAGAGCACGCCGGTGTCTTCGGGCTTTTCGCGCTCCACCACCTGGATGTTGCCGTGCTCGTCGCGGGTGAAGTTCTTGATGGTCCGGCAGGCCGGGAACCCGGTGCAGCCCAGGAACTCGCCGGTCTTGCCGAATTTCACAGCCATGGGCTTGCCGCAGTTCTCGCACATGATGTCCGTGACCTGCTGGGAGCGGCCCATCTCGGTACGCGCCTTTTCCAGGGTGGGATAGAAATCGCCGCCAAAGTCCTTGAGCAGCTCCTCCCAGTTCTTCTTGCCGTCGGCCACGTCGTCGAGGAGCCCTTCCATCTGGGCGGTGAAGCCCACGTCCATCAGGGCCTGGAAGTGCTCGGAAAGCTGGTCGGACACGGTAAACCCGAGTTCGGTGGGAACAAAACGCTTTTCCTCGAGCTTGGCGTACTCGCGGTCGATCAGGGTGGAGATGATGGCCGCGTACGTGGACGGACGACCGATGCCCAGTTCCTCCAGGGTCTTGACCAGGGAGGCTTCCGAGTAACGAGGCGGCGGCTGGGTGAACTTCTGTTCCTTTTTCAGCTCGTTGAGCTGCAGCACGTCGCCTTCGTGCAGCTTGGGCAATTCCACGTCGTCTTCGGACTTGGCCTTGTCCATGGCGGCCAGAAAACCGGCGAAGAGCAACCGCTCGCCCTTGGCGCGCCACACGGTCTGCGGGGCGTTGACCAGCACGGTGGTGTCCCAGAAGGTGGCCGCGGCCATCTGCGAGGCAACGAACCGCTGCCAGACGAGACGGTAGAGCTTGTACTGCTCACCGGGCAAAAAGCTCTTCACGCTCTCGGGCGTGATGGTCACGTCGACGGGCCGGATGGCTTCGTGCGCGTCCTGAGCGCCGCCCTTGGTCTTGAAATTACGGGTCTTGGACGGATAGAAATCGTCACCGTACTTTTCCAGGATCAGCTCCTTGGCCGCTTCCTGAGCCTCCTTGGCGATACGCACGGAGTCGGTACGCATGTAGGTGATCAACGCCGTGGTGCCGCGCTTGCCCAGCTCAACACCCTCGTAGAGACGCTGGGCGATGGACATGGTCCGCTTGGCAGAGTAGCCCATGCGCCGGTTGGCGTCCTGCTGCA is a genomic window of uncultured Pseudodesulfovibrio sp. containing:
- a CDS encoding RsmG family class I SAM-dependent methyltransferase; this translates as MSHTQPNAEAVLAAARKLGRPVEPEQAELLAVYLDQLIKWNKKMNLVGPSDWRTVFDRLVVDSLFLADFVSGLNLPERPLCLDFGAGAGLPGIPLRVLWREGDYWLVEVREKRSTFMKSALGRLKLPATSVFLGKAEDALDRLSRSGHQATADLILSRAFMPWQKLLDFIHPMLRKGPDRNGIAIILANDPPPDESAVPDGWGLGDVASYPAAGGERYFWSFSAQ
- the topA gene encoding type I DNA topoisomerase, with protein sequence MPKDLIIVESPAKVKTISKFLGKDYMVDASVGHVRDLPTRDLGVDEENNFAPHYEIIQGKEDVVKRLKAAAKKADTVYLAPDPDREGEAIAWHVAELLKPVNDNIRRIQFNEITSRAVKDALEHAQDLNENLFDSQQARRILDRLVGYKISPILWKNVKRGISAGRVQSVALKILVEREKERRAFRADEYWPFKVLLEGGNPPPFWMDLHKLEGKAVKPGQNHISNAEQAESLQEQLENGQFTVDSVQEKQRKRQPLPPYITSTLQQDANRRMGYSAKRTMSIAQRLYEGVELGKRGTTALITYMRTDSVRIAKEAQEAAKELILEKYGDDFYPSKTRNFKTKGGAQDAHEAIRPVDVTITPESVKSFLPGEQYKLYRLVWQRFVASQMAAATFWDTTVLVNAPQTVWRAKGERLLFAGFLAAMDKAKSEDDVELPKLHEGDVLQLNELKKEQKFTQPPPRYSEASLVKTLEELGIGRPSTYAAIISTLIDREYAKLEEKRFVPTELGFTVSDQLSEHFQALMDVGFTAQMEGLLDDVADGKKNWEELLKDFGGDFYPTLEKARTEMGRSQQVTDIMCENCGKPMAVKFGKTGEFLGCTGFPACRTIKNFTRDEHGNIQVVEREKPEDTGVLCEKCGRPMAIKQSRRGEFLGCTGYPDCKSIVNFTRDENGNIQVVESEKPQVVGTCPDCGGELLLKKARTGSRFIACSNYPDCTYAAPYSTGVPCPREGCNGELVEKSSRRGKIFYSCSEYPKCDYAVWNWPINEPCPKCDHPILVRKSTKDKGEHIACPKKGCDYTRPLDGAEE